A portion of the Tachysurus fulvidraco isolate hzauxx_2018 chromosome 8, HZAU_PFXX_2.0, whole genome shotgun sequence genome contains these proteins:
- the lrrc45 gene encoding leucine-rich repeat-containing protein 45 isoform X1, giving the protein MHASYVLVKVNESERTQRDASPHPAMEDFRRTYQRLCKEADVEPQESVLAQLQEVRAAASSRKLDLSGQSLTVESCSMLGKTLQNDTLFTQLILSDCMLSEEGTKLLLRGLCSNTTVKLLDLKGNNLRGAGAESLGKLLVRNKTLQRLVLEWNALGMWDEGFSVFCEGLASNSSLIQLDLRNNQINHQGAAEIALALKRNCVIREIDLRWNNIGLLGGRSLLEALQQNRTLVQLNMAGNNIPSDVLKAIEQSMDHNEDRRSTLRQSHSKSQVLSKEIQILKEEKNRQFLSLMETIDKQRDEMGRSSRSSSVRLGQLQEALSERKSAVNSLTAKLQMTEAALALSEQKVNNLGDLLTKTKMEKTELMDGHSRELKKQQEDSIQREGKFLREVNSLTEKNHQLKNKLEEAERRCKGQQEQIFQLKQELTNSTTELKLRLSQAEQRLDTEKRRSKQALEDTDSLRQKEVDHVNKQLEETERALQERILKLEGQRMQVEEELSRTKAAMMTARVQAEEELGKVRAQARLEEQQHLNSMEEKLRSTRQSRDEAQSHCTQQKQTITELQSRVGQQSIETDALRRRIDELQQELAGKEQEKVAEVTRVKVELQEQIGHLQAERTAQSGLKEKIAALEREMKALHTTHREALLDKESEISSLQERLRMREAEIQRIREDEAQRASLLQNAILTYVQGSTIGQYSSKK; this is encoded by the exons ATGCACG CATCATATGTGCTTGTGAAAGTGAATGAAAGTGAACGGACACAGCGGGACGCTTCTCCTCATCCGGCGATGGAGGATTTCAGACGAACCTACCAACGGCTGTGTAAGGAAGCAGACGTGGAGCCCCAGGAGTCGGTCTTGGCTCAGCTGCAGGAGGTCCGAGCCGCAGCCAGCAGCAGGAAACTGGACCTCAGTGGCCAGAGCCTGACGGTAGAATCGTGCTCCATGCTGGGCAAGACGCTGCAGAACGACACGCTTTTCACTCAGCTCATCCTCAGCGACTGCATGCTCAGCGAGGAAG GCACTAAGCTTCTCCTGAGAGGCCTGTGTTCCAACACCACAGTAAAACTACTGGATCTTAAG GGGAACAACTTAAGAGGTGCTGGAGCAGAATCTTTGGGGAAGCTATTAGTAAGAAACAAGACTTTGCAAAG actggtgttggagtggaacGCTTTAGGGATGTGGGACGAAGGCTTTTCCGTTTTCTGTGAAGGTCTGGCTTCTAATAGTTCTCTTATCCAGCTGGACCTGCGCAACAACCAGATCAACCATCAGGGAGCAGCTGAGATCGCTCTGGCCTTGAAAAGGAACTGTGTCATACGAGAGATCG ACCTGCGATGGAATAACATCGGCCTGCTGGGCGGCCGCTCGCTGCTAGAAGCTCTACAGCAGAACCGCACTCTCGTCCAGCTTAACATGGCCGGCAACAACATCCCCAGCGACGTTCTCAAAGCCATCG AGCAGTCTATGGATCACAACGAAGACAGACGTTCGACCCTGCGCCAAAGCCACAGCAAGTCTCAGGTGCTCAGTAAAGAGATCCAGATCCTGAAAGAGGAGAAGAACCGTCAG TTTCTAAGTCTGATGGAAACCATTGATAAGCAGAGGGATGAGATGGGGAGAAGCAGCAG ATCTTCATCAGTACGTCTGGGGCAGCTACAGGAAGCTCTGAGCGAACGTAAATCGGCCGTGAATTCCCTCACAGCCAA GTTACAGATGACTGAAGCTGCTCTGGCTCTGTCTGAGCAGAAGGTCAATAACCTGGGAGATCTtctgacaaagacaaaaatggaGAAGACCGAGCTCATGGACGGGCATTCCAGAGAGCTGAAGAAACAGCAAGAG gACAGTATTCAGCGCGAAGGGAAGTTTTTGAGGGAAGTGAACAGTCTGACCGAGAAGAACCATCAACTGAAGAACAAG CTGGAGGAGGCTGAGCGGCGCTGCAAAGGTCAACAAGAGCAAATCTTTCAGTTAAAGCAGGAGCTGACCAACTCCACCACAGAGCTAAAATTACGCCTGTCCCAAGCTGAAC AACGCTTGGACACGGAGAAGAGAAGATCCAAACAAGCTCTCGAAGACACGGACAGTTTGCGTCAGAAAGAG GTCGATCATGTCAATAAGCAACtggaggagacagagagagctcTACAAGAGCGGATTCTCAAACTCGAGGGCCAGCGGATGCAGGTGGAGGAG GAGCTGAGCCGAACGAAGGCTGCTATGATGACGGCGAGGGTTCAGGCAGAAGAGGAGCTCGGGAAAGTGCGTGCTCAGGCGCGCCTGGAAGAG CAGCAGCATTTGAACAGCATGGAGGAGAAGCTACGGAGCACGCGTCAGTCACGTGACGAGGCTCAGAGCCACTGCACGCAGCAGAAGCAGACCATCACCGAGCTGCAGAGCCGAGTGGGCCAGCAGAGCATCGAGACGGACGCGCTGCGGCGCAGGATAGACGAGCTGCAGCAG GAGCTTGCTGGGAAAGAGCAGGAGAAGGTGGCGGAGGTGACGCGGGTTAAGGTCGAGCTGCAGGAACAGATCGGCCACTTGCAAGCCGAGAGGACAGCGCAGAGCGGCTTAAAGGAGAAGATCGCTGCTTTGGAGAGGGAGATGAAGG CACTTCATACCACTCACCGAGAGGCTCTTTTGGACAAAGAAAGCGAGATCTCGTCTCTACAGGAGCGCCTGCGCATGCGAGAAGCGGAGATCCAGCGTATACGCGAGGACGAGGCGCAGAGAGCCAGTTTGCTTCAGAACGCCATCCTCACTTACGTTCAAGGCTCCACTATCGGACAGTACAGCTCAAAAAAATGA
- the lrrc45 gene encoding leucine-rich repeat-containing protein 45 isoform X3 — MEDFRRTYQRLCKEADVEPQESVLAQLQEVRAAASSRKLDLSGQSLTVESCSMLGKTLQNDTLFTQLILSDCMLSEEGTKLLLRGLCSNTTVKLLDLKGNNLRGAGAESLGKLLVRNKTLQRLVLEWNALGMWDEGFSVFCEGLASNSSLIQLDLRNNQINHQGAAEIALALKRNCVIREIDLRWNNIGLLGGRSLLEALQQNRTLVQLNMAGNNIPSDVLKAIEQSMDHNEDRRSTLRQSHSKSQVLSKEIQILKEEKNRQFLSLMETIDKQRDEMGRSSRSSSVRLGQLQEALSERKSAVNSLTAKLQMTEAALALSEQKVNNLGDLLTKTKMEKTELMDGHSRELKKQQEDSIQREGKFLREVNSLTEKNHQLKNKLEEAERRCKGQQEQIFQLKQELTNSTTELKLRLSQAEQRLDTEKRRSKQALEDTDSLRQKEVDHVNKQLEETERALQERILKLEGQRMQVEEELSRTKAAMMTARVQAEEELGKVRAQARLEEQQHLNSMEEKLRSTRQSRDEAQSHCTQQKQTITELQSRVGQQSIETDALRRRIDELQQELAGKEQEKVAEVTRVKVELQEQIGHLQAERTAQSGLKEKIAALEREMKALHTTHREALLDKESEISSLQERLRMREAEIQRIREDEAQRASLLQNAILTYVQGSTIGQYSSKK; from the exons ATGGAGGATTTCAGACGAACCTACCAACGGCTGTGTAAGGAAGCAGACGTGGAGCCCCAGGAGTCGGTCTTGGCTCAGCTGCAGGAGGTCCGAGCCGCAGCCAGCAGCAGGAAACTGGACCTCAGTGGCCAGAGCCTGACGGTAGAATCGTGCTCCATGCTGGGCAAGACGCTGCAGAACGACACGCTTTTCACTCAGCTCATCCTCAGCGACTGCATGCTCAGCGAGGAAG GCACTAAGCTTCTCCTGAGAGGCCTGTGTTCCAACACCACAGTAAAACTACTGGATCTTAAG GGGAACAACTTAAGAGGTGCTGGAGCAGAATCTTTGGGGAAGCTATTAGTAAGAAACAAGACTTTGCAAAG actggtgttggagtggaacGCTTTAGGGATGTGGGACGAAGGCTTTTCCGTTTTCTGTGAAGGTCTGGCTTCTAATAGTTCTCTTATCCAGCTGGACCTGCGCAACAACCAGATCAACCATCAGGGAGCAGCTGAGATCGCTCTGGCCTTGAAAAGGAACTGTGTCATACGAGAGATCG ACCTGCGATGGAATAACATCGGCCTGCTGGGCGGCCGCTCGCTGCTAGAAGCTCTACAGCAGAACCGCACTCTCGTCCAGCTTAACATGGCCGGCAACAACATCCCCAGCGACGTTCTCAAAGCCATCG AGCAGTCTATGGATCACAACGAAGACAGACGTTCGACCCTGCGCCAAAGCCACAGCAAGTCTCAGGTGCTCAGTAAAGAGATCCAGATCCTGAAAGAGGAGAAGAACCGTCAG TTTCTAAGTCTGATGGAAACCATTGATAAGCAGAGGGATGAGATGGGGAGAAGCAGCAG ATCTTCATCAGTACGTCTGGGGCAGCTACAGGAAGCTCTGAGCGAACGTAAATCGGCCGTGAATTCCCTCACAGCCAA GTTACAGATGACTGAAGCTGCTCTGGCTCTGTCTGAGCAGAAGGTCAATAACCTGGGAGATCTtctgacaaagacaaaaatggaGAAGACCGAGCTCATGGACGGGCATTCCAGAGAGCTGAAGAAACAGCAAGAG gACAGTATTCAGCGCGAAGGGAAGTTTTTGAGGGAAGTGAACAGTCTGACCGAGAAGAACCATCAACTGAAGAACAAG CTGGAGGAGGCTGAGCGGCGCTGCAAAGGTCAACAAGAGCAAATCTTTCAGTTAAAGCAGGAGCTGACCAACTCCACCACAGAGCTAAAATTACGCCTGTCCCAAGCTGAAC AACGCTTGGACACGGAGAAGAGAAGATCCAAACAAGCTCTCGAAGACACGGACAGTTTGCGTCAGAAAGAG GTCGATCATGTCAATAAGCAACtggaggagacagagagagctcTACAAGAGCGGATTCTCAAACTCGAGGGCCAGCGGATGCAGGTGGAGGAG GAGCTGAGCCGAACGAAGGCTGCTATGATGACGGCGAGGGTTCAGGCAGAAGAGGAGCTCGGGAAAGTGCGTGCTCAGGCGCGCCTGGAAGAG CAGCAGCATTTGAACAGCATGGAGGAGAAGCTACGGAGCACGCGTCAGTCACGTGACGAGGCTCAGAGCCACTGCACGCAGCAGAAGCAGACCATCACCGAGCTGCAGAGCCGAGTGGGCCAGCAGAGCATCGAGACGGACGCGCTGCGGCGCAGGATAGACGAGCTGCAGCAG GAGCTTGCTGGGAAAGAGCAGGAGAAGGTGGCGGAGGTGACGCGGGTTAAGGTCGAGCTGCAGGAACAGATCGGCCACTTGCAAGCCGAGAGGACAGCGCAGAGCGGCTTAAAGGAGAAGATCGCTGCTTTGGAGAGGGAGATGAAGG CACTTCATACCACTCACCGAGAGGCTCTTTTGGACAAAGAAAGCGAGATCTCGTCTCTACAGGAGCGCCTGCGCATGCGAGAAGCGGAGATCCAGCGTATACGCGAGGACGAGGCGCAGAGAGCCAGTTTGCTTCAGAACGCCATCCTCACTTACGTTCAAGGCTCCACTATCGGACAGTACAGCTCAAAAAAATGA
- the rfng gene encoding beta-1,3-N-acetylglucosaminyltransferase radical fringe: MHLPPVGTNRRCFLASSAFCAVVLLLIPTLQTPQRQGKLPRPLPHTRPTRGENTTYYKGASNSKPSSDKSQRDSVSADFHSSRAKEPLAMKDIFIAVKTTRKYHKSRLELLFQTWVSESSEQTFIFTDGEDKELKKKAGGNVINTNCSAAHTRQALCCKMSVEYDKFIESQKKWFCHVDDDNYVILPSLLQLLSTYSHTQDVYLGRPSLDHPIEAPERVRSDGSTSVKFWFATGGAGFCISRGLALKMSPWASLGNFITTAEKIRLPDDCTIGYIIEALLEVPLVHTDLFHSHLENLQRMPAEDILKQVTLSYGGFENRRNVIPVAGAFSLTEDPSRFKTVHCLLYPETEWCHRSSHR, translated from the exons ATGCATTTGCCTCCGGTCGGCACGAACAGGCGTTGTTTCCTGGCCTCTTCGGCTTTCTGTGCTGTCGTGCTGCTGTTGATCCCAACCCTCCAAACGCCACAGCGGCAGGGCAAGCTGCCTCGACCTCTGCCCCATACCAGGCCTACAAGGGGAGAAAACACCACGTACTACAAAGGTGCTAGTAACTCCAAGCCCAGCAGTGACAAATCCCAAAGAGACTCAGTCAGTGCTGACTTCCACAGTTCACGAGCCAAGGAACCTTTAGCaatgaaagacatttttattgcaGTCAAAACCACCAGGAAGTATCACAAATCACGTCTGGAGCTGCTTTTTCAGACCTGGGTGTCAGAATCCAGCGAGCAG ACATTCATCTTCACCGATGGTGAGGATAAAGAGCTGAAGAAGAAAGCAG GAGGCAACGTCATCAACACCAACTGCTCAGCCGCTCACACACGCCAGGCGCTGTGCTGCAAGATGTCTGTGGAGTACGACAAGTTCATCGAGTCACAAAAAAA ATGGTTCTGTCACGTGGACGACGATAATTACGTCATCCTGCCGAGTCTACTGCAGCTGCTCTCAACCTATTCCCACACGCAGGATGTGTACCTGGGCCGGCCGAGTCTCGATCACCCCATAGAGGCTCCCGAGAGGGTCAGGAGCGATGGATCG ACCTCTGTCAAGTTCTGGTTTGCTACCGGTGGCGCCGGTTTCTGTATCAGTCGAGGCCTCGCGCTCAAGATGAGTCCATGGGCAAG TCTGGGGAACTTCATCACTACAGCAGAGAAGATCCGTCTCCCGGATGACTGCACGATCGGTTACATCATCGAAGCGCTGCTGGAGGTTCCTCTGGTACACACCGACCTCTTCCACTCACATCTGGAGAACCTGCAGAGGATGCCTGCTGAGGACATCCTCAAACAG GTCACCCTGAGCTACGGCGGTTTCGAGAACAGGAGGAACGTGATACCCGTCGCCGGAGCGTTCTCCTTGACCGAAGACCCTTCACG ATTTAAAACCGTTCACTGCTTACTTTATCCTGAGACTGAATGGTGTCACCGTAGCAGTCATCGCTGA
- the lrrc45 gene encoding leucine-rich repeat-containing protein 45 isoform X2: MHASYVLVKVNESERTQRDASPHPAMEDFRRTYQRLCKEADVEPQESVLAQLQEVRAAASSRKLDLSGQSLTVESCSMLGKTLQNDTLFTQLILSDCMLSEEGTKLLLRGLCSNTTVKLLDLKGNNLRGAGAESLGKLLVRNKTLQRLVLEWNALGMWDEGFSVFCEGLASNSSLIQLDLRNNQINHQGAAEIALALKRNCVIREIDLRWNNIGLLGGRSLLEALQQNRTLVQLNMAGNNIPSDVLKAIEQSMDHNEDRRSTLRQSHSKSQFLSLMETIDKQRDEMGRSSRSSSVRLGQLQEALSERKSAVNSLTAKLQMTEAALALSEQKVNNLGDLLTKTKMEKTELMDGHSRELKKQQEDSIQREGKFLREVNSLTEKNHQLKNKLEEAERRCKGQQEQIFQLKQELTNSTTELKLRLSQAEQRLDTEKRRSKQALEDTDSLRQKEVDHVNKQLEETERALQERILKLEGQRMQVEEELSRTKAAMMTARVQAEEELGKVRAQARLEEQQHLNSMEEKLRSTRQSRDEAQSHCTQQKQTITELQSRVGQQSIETDALRRRIDELQQELAGKEQEKVAEVTRVKVELQEQIGHLQAERTAQSGLKEKIAALEREMKALHTTHREALLDKESEISSLQERLRMREAEIQRIREDEAQRASLLQNAILTYVQGSTIGQYSSKK; this comes from the exons ATGCACG CATCATATGTGCTTGTGAAAGTGAATGAAAGTGAACGGACACAGCGGGACGCTTCTCCTCATCCGGCGATGGAGGATTTCAGACGAACCTACCAACGGCTGTGTAAGGAAGCAGACGTGGAGCCCCAGGAGTCGGTCTTGGCTCAGCTGCAGGAGGTCCGAGCCGCAGCCAGCAGCAGGAAACTGGACCTCAGTGGCCAGAGCCTGACGGTAGAATCGTGCTCCATGCTGGGCAAGACGCTGCAGAACGACACGCTTTTCACTCAGCTCATCCTCAGCGACTGCATGCTCAGCGAGGAAG GCACTAAGCTTCTCCTGAGAGGCCTGTGTTCCAACACCACAGTAAAACTACTGGATCTTAAG GGGAACAACTTAAGAGGTGCTGGAGCAGAATCTTTGGGGAAGCTATTAGTAAGAAACAAGACTTTGCAAAG actggtgttggagtggaacGCTTTAGGGATGTGGGACGAAGGCTTTTCCGTTTTCTGTGAAGGTCTGGCTTCTAATAGTTCTCTTATCCAGCTGGACCTGCGCAACAACCAGATCAACCATCAGGGAGCAGCTGAGATCGCTCTGGCCTTGAAAAGGAACTGTGTCATACGAGAGATCG ACCTGCGATGGAATAACATCGGCCTGCTGGGCGGCCGCTCGCTGCTAGAAGCTCTACAGCAGAACCGCACTCTCGTCCAGCTTAACATGGCCGGCAACAACATCCCCAGCGACGTTCTCAAAGCCATCG AGCAGTCTATGGATCACAACGAAGACAGACGTTCGACCCTGCGCCAAAGCCACAGCAAGTCTCAG TTTCTAAGTCTGATGGAAACCATTGATAAGCAGAGGGATGAGATGGGGAGAAGCAGCAG ATCTTCATCAGTACGTCTGGGGCAGCTACAGGAAGCTCTGAGCGAACGTAAATCGGCCGTGAATTCCCTCACAGCCAA GTTACAGATGACTGAAGCTGCTCTGGCTCTGTCTGAGCAGAAGGTCAATAACCTGGGAGATCTtctgacaaagacaaaaatggaGAAGACCGAGCTCATGGACGGGCATTCCAGAGAGCTGAAGAAACAGCAAGAG gACAGTATTCAGCGCGAAGGGAAGTTTTTGAGGGAAGTGAACAGTCTGACCGAGAAGAACCATCAACTGAAGAACAAG CTGGAGGAGGCTGAGCGGCGCTGCAAAGGTCAACAAGAGCAAATCTTTCAGTTAAAGCAGGAGCTGACCAACTCCACCACAGAGCTAAAATTACGCCTGTCCCAAGCTGAAC AACGCTTGGACACGGAGAAGAGAAGATCCAAACAAGCTCTCGAAGACACGGACAGTTTGCGTCAGAAAGAG GTCGATCATGTCAATAAGCAACtggaggagacagagagagctcTACAAGAGCGGATTCTCAAACTCGAGGGCCAGCGGATGCAGGTGGAGGAG GAGCTGAGCCGAACGAAGGCTGCTATGATGACGGCGAGGGTTCAGGCAGAAGAGGAGCTCGGGAAAGTGCGTGCTCAGGCGCGCCTGGAAGAG CAGCAGCATTTGAACAGCATGGAGGAGAAGCTACGGAGCACGCGTCAGTCACGTGACGAGGCTCAGAGCCACTGCACGCAGCAGAAGCAGACCATCACCGAGCTGCAGAGCCGAGTGGGCCAGCAGAGCATCGAGACGGACGCGCTGCGGCGCAGGATAGACGAGCTGCAGCAG GAGCTTGCTGGGAAAGAGCAGGAGAAGGTGGCGGAGGTGACGCGGGTTAAGGTCGAGCTGCAGGAACAGATCGGCCACTTGCAAGCCGAGAGGACAGCGCAGAGCGGCTTAAAGGAGAAGATCGCTGCTTTGGAGAGGGAGATGAAGG CACTTCATACCACTCACCGAGAGGCTCTTTTGGACAAAGAAAGCGAGATCTCGTCTCTACAGGAGCGCCTGCGCATGCGAGAAGCGGAGATCCAGCGTATACGCGAGGACGAGGCGCAGAGAGCCAGTTTGCTTCAGAACGCCATCCTCACTTACGTTCAAGGCTCCACTATCGGACAGTACAGCTCAAAAAAATGA
- the sgca gene encoding alpha-sarcoglycan gives MADRGNWVLTLSVCTTFLLVVQADILVHAPAGQLFVYELEREIYQNEFEPFHHYGRMHNDPLMFKCNKQQFPDLPHWLRFTQRHLYDNGFLYGTPLPQDLGKNIIEIYVTNKRSYDTVKDRLIINVGPAVKRMPYQAEFFIGLREIEKVLPHDIKEEIKQDIQMIWGTDRLEYVNITSALDRGGRVPLPLPGHYEGVYVKLGSDQPFSTCLLRLQTADHRRECEAGGKISGDCSSCSVPANCVTWCKSALINSSMPAPPPPPTVGSGILAWGGEFIPPESPPERDFIPDYIVTVIVPFVLAILLCLLLAYVMCCRREGAQKRDAMTPELQLYHHHTIHDNSSELRTMAGSRSSVPQPLSTLPMFNTRTGDRAPPEYPSDSVHIPLIMAQQEPNVDTLPRK, from the exons ATGGCAGACAGAGGGAACTGGGTTTTAACACTCTCGG TGTGTACAACCTTCTTGCTGGTGGTCCAAGCGGACATCTTAGTGCACGCCCCAGCGGGCCAACTGTTTGTGTATGAACTAGAGAGAGAAATCTACCAGAATGAGTTTGAACCCTTCCACCACTATG GACGTATGCATAATGACCCCTTGATGTTCAAGTGCAACAAGCAGCAGTTTCCAGACCTGCCCCACTGGCTGCGCTTCACACAACGTCATCTGTACGACAACGGCTTCCTGTACGGCACACCGCTGCCCCAGGACCTGGGCAAGAACATCATAGAG atttatgtgacaaataaacgAAGTTATGATACTGTAAAGGACCGTCTTATTATAAACGTTGGGCCTGCag TTAAACGGATGCCTTACCAGGCTGAGTTCTTCATCGGTCTGAGAGAGATCGAGAAGGTCTTACCGCATGACATTAAGGAAGAGATAAAGCAGGACATCCAGATGATCTGGGGAACAGATCGGCTCGaatatgtgaacattacctcTGCTCTGGACCGTGGTGGACGTGTCCCTCTGCCTCTGCCAGGACACTATGAGGG tgtatatGTGAAGCTGGGGTCAGATCAACCCTTCTCCACATGTCTGCTGAGGCTGCAGACAGCAGATCATCGGCGAGAGTGTGAGGCTGGAGGGAAGATCAGCGGAGATTGCAGTTCTTGCAGTGTCCCTGCTAACTGTGTGACCTGGTGTAAGTCAGCTCTG ATTAATTCCTCCATGCCTGCGCCTCCTCCGCCACCGACCGTAGGCTCAGGAATTCTGGCCTGGGGAGGAGAGTTTATCCCACCTGAGTCTCCACCTGAGAGAGACTTTATCCCTGACTACATCGTTACAGTTATTGTGCCCTTCGTTCTTGCCATCCTCCTCTGCCTCCTTCTAGCTTACGTGATGTGCTGCAGGAGAGAAGGAGC TCAGAAACGGGATGCCATGACTCCAGA GCTCCAGCTTTATCATCACCACACCATCCATGATAACAGCAGTGAGCTGAGGACCATGGCAGGAAGCCGCAGTAGTGTGCCACAGCCCCTGTCTACACTGCCTATGTTCAACACCCGAACCGGGGATAGGGCACCTCCGGAGTATCCCTCAGACAGCGTCCATATCCCTCTAATCATGGCCCAGCA GGAGCCTAATGTTGACACACTGCCCAG GAAATGA
- the dcxr gene encoding L-xylulose reductase, giving the protein MEITFTGKRALVTGAGKGIGRATALALARGGAEVVAVTRTQADLDTLVHECSSIKPVCVDLADWDATERALKDVGPVDLLVNNAGCARLESFLEITQDSFDVSFGVNVKAALHVAQIVAKGMKARGSGGSIVNISSQASQRAFKDHAVYCATKGALDMLTKVMALELAPYKIRVNSVNPTVVLTDMAKIGWSDPVKANAMISRIPMGKFAEVEDVVHAILFLLCDKSAMTNGAFLPIDGGFLIS; this is encoded by the exons ATGGAGATCACGTTCACCGGCAAGCGCGCGCTCGTCACGGGAGCCGGAAAGG GAATAGGACGAGCCACAGCTCTGGCTTTAGCGCGCGGGGGCGCGGAAGTTGTAGCGGTCACGCGCACACAGGCCGACCTGGATACGCTCGTGCACGAG TGTTCTTCCAttaagcctgtgtgtgtggacctgGCGGATTGGGATGCTACTGAGCGTGCACTGAAAGACGTGGGTCCTGTCGACCTGCTGGTGAACAACGCAGGCTGCGCCAGGCTGGAATCCTTCCTCGAGATCACGCAGGACAGCTTTGATGT GTCTTTTGGTGTGAACGTGAAAGCAGCCCTACATGTTGCTCAA ATTGTGGCCAAAGGAATGAAAGCCAGGGGAAGTGGAGGCTCCATCGTGAACATCTCCAGCCAAGCTTCACAACGTGCCTTTAAAGACCATGCAGTGTact GTGCAACCAAAGGAGCACTGGACATGCTGACAAAAGTGATGGCTCTGGAGCTGGCGCCGTACAAG ATCAGAGTGAACTCTGTAAACCCTACTGTGGTGTTGACAGACATGGCAAAAATAGGATGGAGTGACCCGGTAAAAGCTAACGCCATGATCTCGCGTATCCCGATGGGCAAATTTGCTG AAGTGGAGGATGTGGTCCACGCCATACTGTTTCTGCTCTGTGACAAGAGCGCCATGACTAACGGAGCGTTCCTGCCGATAGACGGAGGCTTCCTGATCTCTTAA